The genomic region TGGGATGAAGAGGGCATGCCACCTTGTAACTCCATCAGGTAACtctcaatttctccctttaatgGCTGTTCTTTTTCAGGAATAGAAATTGCATATGAGGTAGAACTGAATGGATATTTGAAAGACAGGTGGTGAGAAGGATGAACAGCATCCATATCTAGTGGACATGTCATTCCCAAAGGTAATGTTGTGATCATTTGGTGGGCAGATCCAGAACTCTGCATGGACTGAAATGGAGTGTTGTAGAGGTTTAGCTGCAAAGTGTTTGTGAATGGCTTTGATAACAGTTCACTGGAAGGTAAGGACATTACTGGAAGTAGTTCATCTTTTATAGGCACAGAAACGTTGCAGGTGAAGGGGTCCAGGAAATCCACGGGTTCCGTTTTGACCTTCAGGAGTTCCTGATTGTGGCTCTTCTTCATATGTCGAGTCAGGTGATCCTTCCGTCCAAATCTCTGTGCACAGTACTGACAGAGGAAGTCCTTTCTTCCAGTGTGCACCACCATGTGTCGACGGACGTCCTTTCGGGTGTAGAAGCGGCGATCGCAGTGTTCGCACTGGTGCTTCTTCTCCTTGGCGCCCCCTGAAGACTTGCCTGCATGCGACTTAAGGTGCTCCAGAAGCACTCCTGTGCTCTCGAACGTCTGCAGGCACACCTTGCAGGTGAGGTCACCACTTGTGGCAGCGTGCAAGGCCAAATGACGTTTAAACCCAAGCTTGGTGTTGTAGTTCTTGCCACATTCTTCACACTTAAACGTCTCTTTGTTAGGGTCATGTGTATGTAGGTGATTCTTCAGATGATCTTTCCGGTGAAACATTTTCTCACAATAATTACACTTGTGGGTTTTCTCAGGAGAATGAGTAGCCATGTGCCTTTAAACACAGATACATTCTGTAAGTAATTATCATGACAAAAATGGTATGTATTCACTTTCCTAATGGAAGCTAGGCTACTTATGCTAAAACAGAATTCCCTTAATAATGGAAACTTTTAAACTCACAACGTACCACACGGATAGTTACTATACCTAAATATTGCAAAACTTGAGCCAGTTAAATTGCCACTTtagtttttgctgtttttttagcTATCATTACAAAAGCAAATGAGCAAAACTGAATACTCACGTAAATGTCCATAACCAAAAATTCTCAGTCCATACCCTTTTCTTGCAGTACTTTCTTTGTACAAATGGAAATTCTAACTCTCATtaagcattttaatttttaaaaaaaatccaaagataCTAACACACAGAAGTAGGTGATTTAGAATACTAAAATCTAGGCAATGTCTAATCTACTTAACATTTCCTGTCTGTAAATCAGCTAAAAAATGTGTATACAAATATATACGTTTACAACGGCTTTTAAAATAGCCAACATAATAGAAAATATCATCTGAAAGACAAATAGAGTTTAATACCTTTGTAACTTGTACTTAGAAACAAAGGCCTTGGTGCAGTCTTGCTGTGTGCACTTGTAGGGCCTCTCTCCTGTGTGAGAGTAGGAGTGAACCTTTAATTTCTCAACACTGTTAAAGGCCTTGTCACACAGTTGGCAAGGAAAGTTTTTTCTTGGTTTGGTTTCACCACGCTTACGTTTCCCTGAAGGGACTTTCTGGGTATCTCTTACTTCTGACAAATCACCGGGAATGACAGTGGCCATCGCAGCCTAAAGCAGGCCTTCTTGTTGGACACTTGGGAATTGCCCAACTCCACTAAATGATTTAGCTTTAGGTGGCTTCTCAAGTTTCATGTGGTcgtaaaagaaagcaaaaagggactggaaaaaaaaataagaaacatctAGTTTGtaactaaatttaatttttaaaaattttatttgctatGTGATGcttttgaattaaaaaagaaaccataaaatGGATTCAGCTGGTCTAATGTAATATCTGTAGGTTTCTTTGTATTTGTCAAAATACATACAAATGCATTGCTCAGAATGAACAGTTCACAGACACCCTCAAATTTGGCCTGACAAATGTCATATTTAGGGATAGCAATAGTGATTTAGGGAACTCTCAGGAAGGATCAAAATACAACCCTAACATTGGCAGTATTAATCTTCCATTTTGACAAAGGAGTGGAAAATATAAATTTGACTAAAAACATAAATatgtttcagtaaatattttaatgtctagAATAATTTTAATTAGTGCAAGTCAGCTCTAGTCACACACTGAACAATGGGAAAATTATAGATAAGGAATTGAAAACTCTTTTAGGCACCTTGTGAACGATTTAAGTCCACGGAAGAAGTGAAGTCATAGAcaagagaggcctgaaagagtgCAACATACCACCTCAAGGGaaatttcccctccaccccaatGTCATCACAACCAGAAAACTTTCTGAATGTGGGAGTAGAAATGGTTTACCTTTCGATGCTTCAGTAAGTAAGGATCATGGCTCCTTGCTGTTCTGGGGAAGGACCTGCTTAAAGTGGTTTACCTCAACATTTTCATGGCATAAACAATGATCATGTTCACTGGGCACACTGAGGTTACCGGGTGAGCCACAGCCACTAGGCCTCCCCAAGAGCCGAGGGCATCAGGGTTTTGACATTCCTCTACGCCCTGTCCTATGCAGATGGGGAGTTCTGGCTTAGAGCACAGTACCTGGGCAAGAACGTATCGCTACAGAGGGGCTGGAGGGGTTAGTGAAAAGGTGTGTGGGATGTCAAAGTTCCAATTTTATTATGAGTGCTGTGAGAAAGCATGAAATGTACATATCATACAGTAAAGAGCATGTTTTtttagaacaaaaattttaaaattttgttttaaaacaaattgaGCCCTTTGAAATGTTTGGATGaga from Dasypus novemcinctus isolate mDasNov1 chromosome 14, mDasNov1.1.hap2, whole genome shotgun sequence harbors:
- the PLAG1 gene encoding zinc finger protein PLAG1 isoform X2 codes for the protein MATHSPEKTHKCNYCEKMFHRKDHLKNHLHTHDPNKETFKCEECGKNYNTKLGFKRHLALHAATSGDLTCKVCLQTFESTGVLLEHLKSHAGKSSGGAKEKKHQCEHCDRRFYTRKDVRRHMVVHTGRKDFLCQYCAQRFGRKDHLTRHMKKSHNQELLKVKTEPVDFLDPFTCNVSVPIKDELLPVMSLPSSELLSKPFTNTLQLNLYNTPFQSMQSSGSAHQMITTLPLGMTCPLDMDAVHPSHHLSFKYPFSSTSYAISIPEKEQPLKGEIESYLMELQGGMPSSSQDSQASSSKLGLDPQIGPLDDSTGELSLSKSSISISDPINTPALDFSQLFNFIPLNGPPYNPISVGSLGMSYSQEEAHSSMSQLPPQTQDLQDPASTIGLGSLHSLSAAFTSSLSTSTTLPRFHQAFQ
- the PLAG1 gene encoding zinc finger protein PLAG1 isoform X1, whose translation is MATVIPGDLSEVRDTQKVPSGKRKRGETKPRKNFPCQLCDKAFNSVEKLKVHSYSHTGERPYKCTQQDCTKAFVSKYKLQRHMATHSPEKTHKCNYCEKMFHRKDHLKNHLHTHDPNKETFKCEECGKNYNTKLGFKRHLALHAATSGDLTCKVCLQTFESTGVLLEHLKSHAGKSSGGAKEKKHQCEHCDRRFYTRKDVRRHMVVHTGRKDFLCQYCAQRFGRKDHLTRHMKKSHNQELLKVKTEPVDFLDPFTCNVSVPIKDELLPVMSLPSSELLSKPFTNTLQLNLYNTPFQSMQSSGSAHQMITTLPLGMTCPLDMDAVHPSHHLSFKYPFSSTSYAISIPEKEQPLKGEIESYLMELQGGMPSSSQDSQASSSKLGLDPQIGPLDDSTGELSLSKSSISISDPINTPALDFSQLFNFIPLNGPPYNPISVGSLGMSYSQEEAHSSMSQLPPQTQDLQDPASTIGLGSLHSLSAAFTSSLSTSTTLPRFHQAFQ